The genome window TACAAAGAAAAAGCGCTGGCAGAAACCACCGCGCTTCTGGTGCTGAGAAAAAAGCTCAGAGCCTTTTACGGGGAAGAGCCCGAGGACGATTAACCTCAACCGATGAAAGGCAAAGCTTGGTTGCACTCATCCATGAGGCTCGCCAAAACGGCTGTCGATTAGAGAGTGCCTGTCATGAAGCTGAGATCGATTTACGGACTTACCGTCGCTGGTATCAGAGCGGTGAAATACAGGAAGATCAACGGCCGATAGCGACACGACCAGAGCCAGTAAACAAGCTCTCAAAGCAAGAAAGACAGTTGATCGTTGAAGTCAGTAACGCGCCTGAATACGCGAGTCTACCACCGAGTCAAATCGTCCCAACCTTACTGGATAAAGGTGAATATATCGCATCGGAATCGAGTTTTTATCGGGTTTTGAAAGCAGAAGGTCAACTTAACCGTCGAGGTCGCCAACGTAGTCGAAAAAAGTCATCGAGACCAACAAGTTACACCGCTACAGGGCCGAATCAGGTTTTCACTTGGGATATTACGTACATGCCGTCTGGGGTTCGTGGTCAGCATTATTATCTGTACATGATCGAAGATATTTATAGCCGAAAAATCGTTGGGTATGACGTCTATGACCGAGAGTGCGGAGAGTTGGCCGCTCAGTTACTGCAACGAACCTTGATGCGAGAGCAATGCTTCAATCAGTCTCTGGTTTTGCATTCAGATAATGGCGCTCCAATGAAATCATTGATGTTCAAAGCCAAGATGGAAGAGCTGGGCATTATCTCATCCTACAGTCGCCCACGAGTCAGCGATGACAATCCGTATGTGGAATCCTTATTCCGCACATTGAAATACGTGCCGAATTGGCCATCGAAAGGCTTTAGTGGTCTAGACATATGTCGAGCTTGGGTAGCAGACTTCGTTGTCTGGTATAACACAGAACACAAACATAGCCGCTTAAACTTTGTCACACCGTCAGAGCGCCATAGTGGAAAAGACAAACAGATCTTGGAGCATCGGGCAAAGGTGTTGATAGAACATCGTCAGAAAAGACCAGAACGCTGGTCAGGGAAAATTAGGAACTGTGAGCCGATCGGAGAGGTTCATCTGAACCCAGAAAAAAAAGCTGCTTGATAATTAAGCAAGTAGTGACAACTAGCTTGAAAAACGCCGATATCAAGAAGCTAAAGCCATCTCCTCAAATATAATGGCTGCCTGCTTGAAGCCTAAACACTTTCTCGGACGGTAATTTATCCGCGATAAAGCGAACTCTATATCGATGTCCGTCACTGTCGTTAGATCGGTTCCTTTCTTCACATATTGCCTTAAAAGACCGTTCGCATTCTCATTAGCACCACGCTCCCAAGAACTGTACGGATGAGCAAAGTACACATCAGCCTTTAATTCTTTTGCGATGGTTTCATGACCTGCAAACTCTCGCCCGTTATCTGCCGTAATGGTATGGACATGTTTCTTATAGGGCTTCAGTAGCTCTATTGTCGCTTTGGTGACATCATCCGCTGACTTAGATGGCACTTTCTTTACCACGTAAAATCGAGTCTTACGCTCTAAAATAGTCACCATTGCACCTGTACCATGCTTACCTAGCACAGTGTCGATTTCCCAGTCACCAAACCGCTCCTTACTGTCAACGATGCTTGGTCTATCATCAATCGAAACGGCATTTTTTATCGCT of Vibrio zhugei contains these proteins:
- a CDS encoding IS3 family transposase (programmed frameshift), coding for MSRYPQERKDAILKKLLPPYSRSVAEVAKEEGISEATLYNWRNALRQSGAVVPDSNTSSDQWSAQTKLAVVAETFSMTEHELSQYCREKGLYPEQLKEWRSECMHGFMTQKEREAEAKKQAKADKHEIKELKKELRYKEKALAETTALLVLRKKLRAFLRGRARGRLTSTDERQSLVALIHEARQNGCRLESACHEAEIDLRTYRRWYQSGEIQEDQRPIATRPEPVNKLSKQERQLIVEVSNAPEYASLPPSQIVPTLLDKGEYIASESSFYRVLKAEGQLNRRGRQRSRKKSSRPTSYTATGPNQVFTWDITYMPSGVRGQHYYLYMIEDIYSRKIVGYDVYDRECGELAAQLLQRTLMREQCFNQSLVLHSDNGAPMKSLMFKAKMEELGIISSYSRPRVSDDNPYVESLFRTLKYVPNWPSKGFSGLDICRAWVADFVVWYNTEHKHSRLNFVTPSERHSGKDKQILEHRAKVLIEHRQKRPERWSGKIRNCEPIGEVHLNPEKKAA
- a CDS encoding IS30 family transposase, with the protein product MNYQQLTEGRRYQISALLERGISVPEIAKTVQCHRSTVYRELKRGRKGEHYCPNEAQMSSTKKRKTARKYRIPKERVDFIRLLLETDWSPEQISNVLTKIGASVSHEWIYRFVAQDKRLGGKLYRHLRQGHKRYRRGKQEKAPAIKNAVSIDDRPSIVDSKERFGDWEIDTVLGKHGTGAMVTILERKTRFYVVKKVPSKSADDVTKATIELLKPYKKHVHTITADNGREFAGHETIAKELKADVYFAHPYSSWERGANENANGLLRQYVKKGTDLTTVTDIDIEFALSRINYRPRKCLGFKQAAIIFEEMALAS